From a single Staphylococcus epidermidis genomic region:
- a CDS encoding CDP-glycerol glycerophosphotransferase family protein — protein sequence MKINIFGYNIFAKGGTSRSNINLVKSLLEIGHEVHYFNYQDYNKSDITKLIIYEGLSTKHLHIHQFNSGKELAHGDLLIITRETFFNHAYLVKKLNSKIKIVGEIHGPLEYINENIDLALDCIDCVRVSTARIKNEFIAKYDYHRVFNQYVNAQHIDLKSEPINTKRNFLIKARFEDEVKDISYIIKLFNYIIKNQIVDDAQLYLIGYGPSEMLYKNLINYYHLNDYIHINEKEPQSYIYVSSSPYETLGYSILETIAQGNKALVYYGDDNVLKDIYAPYEAIRFLTKDMIKDSKIIKDFLNYKYSHCDRQKDYRQLKSTFKCINYGQEFLNNVETFSSSQHVKVKKIHRHLGSEKQIDIASRLKESRWMNLIRKNKYLFNKCKTYYEKRTHMSYIKNLNQIPVDDDSIFIESFHGKNFSGDPKYIALAIKRQYDHKKIYVSSTNSLVDMEIKRYGFTPVRFGSEKYIKTFRKCKYVFINGNSWDKVYKSSDQIFIQTWHGFPLKKMVNDLNEQHERQQQLEAFIPRMKKWDYILTSSDINTTLLESAFMLNKNPNLKVLEYGAPKNEYLINNNNLQERQQLQLKYMYKIDDDKKYILYCPTWRENQRKEVTQINLKDLLKYLPENYEIIVKLHPNESHLRTRYNQIDNRIHCYFNELVDIQELYILSECMITDYSSTIFDYIHLNKPVFILQEDEQQYKQSVGFYFDLFEVGDFLKASLNERMLAKQICSTDYINYSKVVHRLMKQDSSKSSEKLMAEILGEPEYPSSSNCKQQIS from the coding sequence ATGAAGATTAACATATTTGGATATAATATCTTCGCCAAGGGCGGAACATCAAGAAGTAATATTAACTTAGTGAAAAGCTTATTAGAAATTGGACATGAGGTACACTACTTTAATTATCAGGACTATAATAAAAGTGATATCACAAAACTAATTATTTACGAAGGTTTGAGCACAAAGCATCTTCATATTCATCAATTTAATAGTGGAAAAGAACTTGCTCATGGAGACCTACTTATAATTACTAGAGAAACCTTTTTTAATCATGCATATCTAGTTAAAAAATTAAATAGCAAGATTAAGATTGTTGGTGAAATACATGGTCCATTGGAATATATTAATGAGAATATAGATTTAGCATTAGACTGTATTGATTGTGTTCGAGTGAGTACAGCTAGAATTAAAAATGAATTTATAGCTAAATATGACTATCATCGGGTTTTTAATCAATACGTAAATGCACAACATATCGATTTAAAATCAGAGCCGATAAATACTAAACGAAATTTTTTAATTAAAGCACGTTTTGAGGATGAAGTTAAAGATATTTCATATATTATTAAATTGTTTAATTACATCATTAAAAACCAAATTGTTGATGATGCTCAACTTTATTTAATAGGATATGGTCCTTCAGAAATGCTTTACAAAAATTTGATAAATTACTATCATCTTAATGATTATATTCATATTAATGAAAAAGAACCACAGAGTTATATTTATGTATCTAGTTCGCCATATGAAACGCTCGGCTATTCTATATTAGAAACGATTGCACAGGGTAATAAAGCTCTAGTTTACTATGGTGATGATAACGTGTTAAAGGATATCTATGCACCATATGAAGCGATACGTTTTTTAACCAAAGATATGATTAAAGATAGTAAAATAATTAAAGACTTTCTAAACTATAAATATAGTCACTGTGATCGACAAAAAGATTATCGACAGTTGAAAAGTACGTTTAAATGCATTAATTATGGACAGGAATTTTTAAATAATGTTGAAACTTTCTCTTCATCTCAACATGTAAAAGTGAAGAAAATTCATCGACATCTCGGTAGTGAAAAACAAATAGATATAGCAAGTCGTTTAAAAGAGAGTCGTTGGATGAATTTAATTAGAAAAAATAAATATTTATTTAATAAATGTAAAACGTACTATGAAAAAAGAACGCATATGAGCTATATCAAAAATTTAAATCAAATACCTGTAGACGACGATTCAATATTTATAGAGTCTTTCCATGGCAAGAATTTTAGTGGAGATCCTAAATATATTGCTCTTGCTATTAAGAGACAGTATGATCATAAAAAAATATATGTGAGTTCAACCAATTCACTTGTTGATATGGAAATCAAACGTTACGGTTTTACACCTGTTCGATTTGGAAGCGAGAAATATATTAAAACGTTTAGAAAGTGTAAGTATGTTTTTATCAATGGTAACTCGTGGGATAAAGTGTACAAGTCTTCAGATCAGATATTTATTCAAACATGGCACGGTTTTCCATTAAAGAAAATGGTTAATGATTTAAATGAACAACATGAAAGACAACAACAACTAGAGGCATTCATACCACGCATGAAAAAATGGGATTACATTTTGACATCATCAGATATTAATACGACGTTGTTGGAATCTGCTTTTATGCTAAATAAAAATCCAAATCTTAAAGTTCTAGAATACGGCGCACCTAAGAATGAATATTTAATAAATAATAATAATTTACAAGAGCGCCAGCAGTTACAGCTTAAATATATGTATAAGATAGATGATGATAAAAAATATATATTATATTGTCCCACTTGGAGGGAAAATCAAAGAAAAGAAGTCACTCAGATTAATTTAAAAGATTTACTTAAATATTTACCAGAGAATTATGAGATTATTGTGAAACTTCATCCTAATGAAAGTCATTTAAGAACCAGATATAATCAAATAGATAATCGAATTCACTGTTATTTCAATGAACTTGTTGATATTCAAGAACTGTATATTCTGAGTGAATGTATGATTACAGATTACTCGTCGACCATTTTTGACTATATACATTTAAACAAGCCAGTCTTTATTCTTCAAGAAGACGAGCAACAATATAAACAAAGTGTTGGTTTTTATTTTGATTTGTTTGAAGTGGGTGATTTTCTTAAAGCCTCTTTAAATGAACGCATGTTAGCTAAACAAATTTGTAGCACTGATTATATAAATTATTCAAAAGTGGTTCATCGTTTGATGAAACAAGATAGTTCGAAAAGCAGTGAAAAGTTAATGGCCGAAATTCTTGGGGAACCAGAATATCCAAGTTCATCAAACTGCAAACAACAGATTTCTTAA
- a CDS encoding NAD(P)H-binding protein encodes MSKILLTGASGYIGSHLKNKLKKDHEVIAISRNTHNKTDEENVTWKSADLFDLDEITKVMKDVDTAIYLVHSMMPSAKLTQASFEDMDALLADNFARAAQKQGVKHIVYMSGLIPENDELSAHLRSRLECEKILGDYGIPVSTLRAGLIIGAKGSSYPILKRLVKRLPAMVLPSWAYNKIAPVAIDDVIDGLAALVNRTPKDNEAIDITGPEVMNYKTLIQRTANVLDKRLPMLDLPIIPIIVSRYWVQLISNVPKEMVYPLMNSLTHDMVPHRKRVVSNLSVGNITFEDSVKRALREEQKTSKKKSDSKNSQSFGRMHQEIKDVRAITRFKIPEGYSIKDVTKEYAKFINNITLHLVKGTINEREFNMNLPFINKFILKMERDEADSTEDMVVYNIVGGDLAHSNDGGNARFEFRRIRNTNEGIIALQEYEPTLPWVVYKLTQAKAHKTVMNIFKNKMARLSQQKNVKDETYMSNRVTIGVTVASAFVIGSAVGFQLFKKHQIKKNTMSNAEL; translated from the coding sequence ATGTCTAAAATTTTACTAACTGGTGCATCAGGTTATATTGGTAGCCATCTCAAGAATAAATTAAAAAAAGATCATGAAGTGATAGCTATATCCAGAAATACTCATAATAAAACGGATGAAGAAAATGTCACGTGGAAGTCAGCAGACTTATTTGATTTGGACGAAATTACAAAAGTAATGAAAGATGTAGATACAGCGATATATTTAGTACACTCTATGATGCCATCAGCAAAATTAACGCAGGCTAGCTTTGAAGATATGGATGCATTGTTAGCAGATAATTTTGCGCGTGCGGCGCAAAAGCAGGGTGTTAAGCATATTGTCTACATGAGTGGTTTAATACCAGAAAATGATGAGCTATCTGCACATTTAAGAAGTCGACTTGAATGTGAAAAAATTCTTGGTGATTACGGTATACCAGTTAGCACATTACGTGCAGGTTTAATTATTGGTGCAAAAGGAAGTTCTTATCCAATTCTTAAACGACTAGTTAAGAGATTGCCAGCAATGGTTTTGCCTAGTTGGGCTTACAATAAAATTGCACCTGTTGCCATTGACGATGTGATAGATGGTTTAGCAGCATTGGTGAATCGAACACCCAAAGATAACGAAGCAATTGATATCACAGGTCCTGAAGTGATGAATTATAAAACGCTGATACAGCGCACAGCTAACGTACTTGATAAGCGACTGCCTATGCTTGATTTACCTATTATACCCATTATCGTAAGTCGGTATTGGGTACAACTGATTTCAAATGTACCGAAAGAAATGGTATATCCATTAATGAATAGTTTAACTCACGATATGGTACCACATCGAAAACGCGTTGTGTCTAACTTGTCCGTAGGAAATATCACCTTTGAAGATAGTGTGAAAAGAGCACTAAGAGAAGAACAAAAGACTTCTAAGAAAAAGTCGGATTCGAAAAATTCTCAATCATTTGGGCGTATGCATCAAGAAATTAAAGATGTACGAGCCATTACACGGTTTAAAATTCCGGAAGGTTATTCGATTAAAGATGTGACTAAAGAATATGCAAAATTCATCAATAATATCACACTACATCTCGTTAAAGGTACGATAAATGAACGAGAATTTAATATGAATTTGCCCTTCATTAATAAATTTATTTTAAAAATGGAACGTGATGAAGCTGACTCTACAGAAGATATGGTGGTATATAATATTGTGGGTGGCGATTTAGCACATTCAAATGATGGTGGAAATGCACGCTTTGAATTCCGAAGAATAAGAAACACCAATGAGGGTATTATTGCTTTACAAGAATATGAACCTACATTACCTTGGGTAGTATATAAACTAACTCAAGCTAAAGCACACAAGACTGTTATGAATATTTTTAAAAATAAAATGGCACGTTTATCGCAACAAAAAAATGTGAAAGATGAAACATATATGTCTAATCGTGTAACTATTGGAGTAACAGTAGCATCAGCGTTCGTTATTGGAAGCGCAGTAGGGTTCCAACTTTTTAAAAAGCATCAAATCAAAAAGAACACAATGTCGAATGCAGAATTATAA
- a CDS encoding alkaline phosphatase, translating into MKFMNKMGKTTLASSIVAASVLSTVNVSYASGSSEQSAQTKQTQNDAIAFGNTKNPKNVIFMVGDGMGPSFNTAYRYYKNKPGAKKMTPTAFDKYLKGTNRTYSNDPKENVTDSAAGGTAFSTGHKTYNGAISVDTNKKPIKSVLEQAKEQGKSTGLVTTAELTDATPAVYAAHVDSRDKKDEIAQQFYNDKINGKHKVDVMLGGGAKYFGKENKNLAKKFKKDGYDIVSNKDELNQSQSKQVLGTFSEKDMPLQIDAPQSNPLLVDMQNSALNKLSKNNKGFFLMVEGASIDKAAHPNDITGVMSEMSGFETAFDNAINYAKTHKDTLVVATADHSTGGLSTAKGKDYKWNPEAIHKMKHSGMYMTKQIADGKDPEKVIKDGYGIDFPNKQLDKVKKAADELHKLQKEGKDDKDEKVVEQTTKLQNAIQKPINDASHTGWTTNGHTGVDVNTYAYGPGSNKFKGNMENTQSAKNLFDFFGNNVTSNQN; encoded by the coding sequence ATGAAATTTATGAACAAAATGGGTAAGACGACGCTTGCTTCATCAATCGTAGCAGCATCCGTTTTAAGTACGGTAAACGTATCATATGCTTCAGGTAGCTCAGAACAAAGTGCTCAAACTAAGCAAACACAAAACGATGCCATTGCTTTCGGCAACACAAAAAATCCAAAAAATGTCATCTTCATGGTTGGCGATGGTATGGGACCTTCTTTTAACACTGCATATCGTTATTATAAAAATAAGCCTGGTGCTAAGAAAATGACTCCAACTGCATTCGATAAATATCTAAAAGGAACAAATCGTACTTATTCTAATGATCCTAAAGAAAATGTTACAGACTCTGCTGCTGGAGGAACAGCTTTTAGTACCGGTCACAAAACATATAACGGTGCGATTAGTGTTGATACAAATAAAAAACCAATTAAATCTGTGCTAGAACAAGCTAAAGAACAAGGAAAATCAACTGGTTTAGTAACTACTGCTGAACTTACTGATGCAACACCTGCTGTATATGCTGCTCATGTAGATTCACGCGACAAAAAAGATGAAATTGCACAGCAATTTTATAATGATAAAATAAATGGTAAACATAAAGTCGATGTGATGTTAGGTGGCGGTGCAAAATACTTCGGTAAAGAAAATAAAAATTTAGCGAAAAAATTCAAAAAAGATGGTTATGATATCGTTTCTAATAAAGATGAATTAAATCAATCACAAAGCAAGCAAGTTTTAGGTACTTTCTCAGAAAAAGATATGCCATTACAAATAGATGCACCTCAATCTAATCCGTTGCTAGTAGACATGCAAAACAGTGCACTAAATAAATTAAGTAAAAATAATAAAGGATTCTTTTTAATGGTTGAGGGTGCTTCAATTGATAAAGCTGCCCACCCTAATGATATCACTGGTGTGATGTCTGAAATGTCTGGTTTCGAAACTGCTTTTGATAATGCTATTAATTATGCAAAGACACATAAAGATACACTTGTTGTAGCAACTGCAGACCACTCAACTGGCGGTCTATCAACCGCAAAAGGTAAAGATTATAAATGGAATCCAGAGGCTATTCACAAGATGAAACATTCTGGAATGTATATGACAAAACAAATCGCTGATGGAAAAGATCCTGAAAAAGTAATTAAAGATGGATACGGTATTGATTTCCCAAATAAACAACTCGATAAAGTCAAAAAAGCAGCAGACGAGCTTCACAAATTACAAAAAGAAGGTAAAGATGACAAAGACGAAAAAGTTGTAGAACAAACAACAAAATTACAAAATGCAATTCAAAAACCAATTAACGATGCTTCACACACAGGTTGGACAACCAATGGCCATACAGGTGTAGATGTTAACACATATGCATATGGGCCAGGTTCTAACAAATTCAAAGGGAATATGGAAAATACCCAAAGCGCTAAAAACTTATTTGACTTTTTCGGAAACAATGTAACATCAAATCAAAATTAA
- a CDS encoding response regulator transcription factor — protein sequence MKIFIVEDDLVIAESLANELSKWNYEVHVVDNFEKIMEDFRRVEPQLVLLDINLPTLNGFHWCQEMRKVSHVPIMFISSRTDNMDQILAIQMGGDDFIEKPFNLSLTVAKIQALLRRTYDLSIARDEIAVKGCKLIVDEAKLSKDNEHVQLSLTELQILKLLFQNENKYVSRTALIEKCWESENFIDDNTLAVNMTRLRKKLLSIGVDDLIETKKNVGYRV from the coding sequence ATGAAGATTTTCATTGTAGAAGACGATTTAGTGATTGCTGAAAGTTTAGCTAATGAGCTATCTAAATGGAATTATGAGGTGCATGTGGTTGATAATTTTGAAAAGATAATGGAAGATTTTCGCCGAGTAGAACCACAACTCGTATTATTAGATATCAATCTACCAACACTTAATGGCTTCCATTGGTGCCAAGAAATGCGAAAAGTATCTCATGTGCCTATTATGTTTATTAGTTCAAGAACAGATAATATGGATCAAATTCTGGCTATCCAAATGGGTGGCGATGATTTTATCGAGAAACCATTTAACTTGTCTTTAACAGTAGCTAAAATTCAGGCACTATTGCGTCGCACTTATGATTTATCAATAGCTCGTGATGAAATAGCTGTTAAAGGTTGTAAACTAATTGTTGATGAGGCCAAGCTTAGCAAGGATAATGAACATGTTCAACTTTCCTTAACAGAGCTACAGATATTAAAATTGTTATTTCAAAATGAAAATAAATATGTAAGTCGTACAGCTTTAATTGAGAAGTGTTGGGAGTCTGAGAATTTTATTGATGATAATACGCTCGCAGTAAATATGACACGATTACGAAAAAAATTACTTTCTATCGGTGTCGATGATTTAATTGAGACAAAGAAAAATGTAGGATACAGGGTTTGA
- a CDS encoding sensor histidine kinase: MKFAYIQSIRNEISIILIILLFFALIFYVFSLPFDAYVLAISIILLLMCVRWWIKYLSFKKNEHLKDKVAYLEHELAHVKNQQIEYRNDVESYFLTWVHQIKTPITASQLLLERNEENVVNRVRQEIVHIDNYTSLALSYLKLLNEESDMTITKVTVDDLIRPLILKYRIQFIEQKTQIHYEKSEDIILTDAQWASIMIEQLLNNALKYAKGKDIWIDFDVANQTLQIKDNGIGISKADIPKIFDKGYSGFNGRLNEQSTGIGLFIVQHIANHLNIQVTVQSELNHGTVFFIHFTKEK; the protein is encoded by the coding sequence ATGAAGTTTGCATATATTCAATCGATTCGTAATGAGATTTCAATTATTTTAATAATTCTATTATTTTTTGCACTTATATTTTATGTGTTTTCTTTACCTTTTGATGCATACGTACTAGCAATCAGTATAATATTACTATTGATGTGTGTACGTTGGTGGATAAAGTATTTAAGTTTTAAAAAGAATGAACATCTTAAAGATAAAGTAGCATATTTAGAACATGAGTTAGCACATGTTAAGAATCAGCAAATTGAATATCGTAACGATGTTGAAAGTTATTTTTTAACATGGGTACATCAAATTAAAACACCTATCACTGCCTCACAATTACTTTTGGAGAGAAACGAGGAGAATGTAGTTAATCGTGTTCGACAAGAAATTGTGCACATTGATAATTATACAAGTCTCGCATTAAGTTATTTAAAATTATTAAATGAAGAGTCAGATATGACAATTACCAAAGTGACAGTTGATGATTTGATTCGCCCGTTGATTTTAAAATATAGAATTCAGTTTATTGAACAAAAGACGCAAATCCATTATGAAAAAAGTGAGGACATTATTTTAACCGATGCACAATGGGCTTCTATAATGATAGAGCAACTTTTAAATAATGCTTTAAAATATGCTAAAGGTAAAGATATTTGGATAGATTTTGATGTTGCCAATCAAACTCTACAGATTAAAGATAATGGTATTGGGATTAGTAAAGCAGATATTCCTAAAATTTTTGATAAAGGATACTCAGGATTTAACGGTAGATTGAATGAACAATCAACTGGTATAGGTCTATTTATAGTGCAACACATTGCAAATCATTTAAATATACAAGTAACTGTACAATCAGAGTTGAATCATGGGACAGTATTTTTTATACATTTTACTAAAGAAAAATAA
- a CDS encoding ABC transporter ATP-binding protein has protein sequence MLLEVKNVKKVYGRGMNTTMALNQMNLEIDENEFVAIMGESGSGKSTLLNLIATFDRTTEGLIKLDELPLNQLKNKDIARFRREMMGFVFQDFNVLNTMSNKDNILMPLVLANERPKIMQKRLMEISEQLGIEDLLEKYPSEISGGQKQRIAIARALIARPKLLLADEPTGALDSKTSKNLMCLFRKINQKHQTILMVTHSNIDASYANRVIFIKDGRLYHEIYRGEESQTDYQKRIADSLAILNGVGD, from the coding sequence GTGTTATTAGAGGTTAAAAATGTAAAAAAAGTCTATGGCAGAGGTATGAACACGACAATGGCTTTAAATCAAATGAACCTTGAAATTGATGAAAATGAATTTGTAGCAATCATGGGCGAGTCAGGTTCAGGTAAATCTACATTACTCAATTTAATTGCTACTTTTGATCGTACAACTGAAGGATTAATAAAGTTAGACGAGTTGCCGCTTAATCAATTGAAGAATAAAGACATTGCACGCTTTCGCAGAGAAATGATGGGATTTGTGTTTCAAGATTTTAATGTGTTGAATACGATGTCGAACAAAGATAATATTTTGATGCCTCTTGTACTTGCAAATGAACGTCCGAAAATAATGCAAAAACGCTTAATGGAAATAAGTGAACAATTAGGAATTGAAGACTTGCTTGAAAAATATCCGTCTGAAATATCTGGGGGACAAAAACAACGGATAGCTATAGCCCGTGCGTTGATAGCACGACCTAAATTATTATTAGCTGATGAACCCACTGGTGCACTTGATTCAAAAACCTCTAAAAACCTTATGTGTTTATTTCGAAAAATTAATCAAAAGCATCAAACTATATTAATGGTGACACATTCAAATATTGACGCGTCATATGCGAACCGTGTCATCTTCATCAAAGATGGTCGTTTGTATCATGAGATTTATCGTGGTGAAGAATCGCAAACAGATTATCAAAAGCGTATTGCCGATAGTTTGGCCATATTGAATGGAGTAGGTGACTAA